In Gadus morhua chromosome 5, gadMor3.0, whole genome shotgun sequence, the genomic stretch TCAGTTACACTTTCAGTTCCCTGGAGTCTTTTCATTAATGGTTCAGTATGCAGGAtcagtcctgtctgtctgtctgtcggtccgtacgtccgtccgtccgtccgtccgtccgtccgtccgtccgtctgtctgcctgcctgcctgctaaaaAACATCACCGCAGCCCTTAAAGTCAGCGCAGACACAAActggtttttcttttcagaGCCCAACCATGACTACAATCAACCCAATGTTATTATCTGTGATCGCCCGCAGCGCCTGGCGGTGGCTCTGCAGCTGCAGCTGACCAATGAGAGCACGGCGCTGGGCGAGCTCCAGAGGAAGCTGTGCTTCGCGgtgcgggaggaggagaggcgggtGGCGCGGCAAACGGACGCCTTCCAGCGGATCCACGCCAGCGCCCTGGCCCAGCAAGACACCCCCGCGGACCAGCGGTAAGCTGGGCAGCGGCCGGGCCCAGAGTTTGGTCCCAGATGTTCGAAGCCTCAGCTGTGGGTCCCTTGAGAAAGGGTCCCGTAACCCTCGCACCGGCTCCGTAGTGACGTGtcacctcaccctctcacctgctCCCCTCACCTGCTCCATAGTGATACGTCCCCTAGCCCTCTCACCTGCTTCATAGTCACAAGTcttctcaccctctcatctGCTCCACAGCAACACGTCCCCTTACCTGCTCCCCTCACCgtctcttctgctcctcctctcctgtgcAGATGGCGACCTTGTCATGTGACCGCGTGTCCTCTGGGTTCTACCCGCTGTGTTTCCTCCGCAGGGTGCTGGATGTGATCGACTTCTACGAGACCCAGATCGCCAAGGTGCAGGACGATATGTCCAGGTCAGACGAAAAAGACATGGATAGAAGATAAAATAACACCTGATGCATTGTGTCCACCATGCATCCTGCCTCATGTTTTGTGAATTCTTATTCCTTTTAGAAGCCCTTTAACGCTGCTGAGCTCcgatatttatcaaattcaGATCCAATATTTACGGAATTCACATCCGTAATTACGGAATTCACATCCGATATTTACGTAATTCATATCCGATTTTTACCAAATTCACATCCGTAATGCACCACCATGACTCGGATGTCGACGTTAATAGAAACCACGCAGATCAAGTTAATTTGAGGTTAGAGCGCCCTCTTGAAGTGACAGCAGTGGCTCAAACGGACCATACTCCTAGTTTGCAGTCAACTGGGTGATGCTATAGCTCGCCTGCCTAAGTGGAAGGGGTTTTTGAGGATCGATGATATGTTTAATAATTGTAAACAAATAAAGGTACTGGCAGGatttgctctgtctgtctgtctgtctgtctgtctgtctgtctgtctatatatatatatatatatatatatatatatatatatatatatatatatatatatatatatatatatatcccatctatatctctgtgtgtaaaatataacaaaaaaatatactCATTATTTTAATCACAATCGATATAGTGTAGTATTGACTACAGATGCATCCGAGTTGTTTTAAACTAGGAGCTAGGTGAAACAGTTAACAATGCTGCTTTACATCCCTTGCAAACACAGCCGAGATCTTCTGGGAATCGGCTTCAGAACCCTCAACGGCGGTCCAGAAGGTTCTCAGGGATCCAACTGGTCCGCTGGTGTTGATGTCACTTCCTCCTTTAAGGCTGAGCTAAAGGTAACTCGAAATGTTGCTAACTTTATTAGCACGTATCAAAGGTCGAAATTGTTCACATTGTCGAATCAATTTTTTTGCAATTATCCGAATCAAATTTACGTTACATTATGTCAGTACATAGTACGTGGTTACATTTAACCACATATTgcaagaataaataaatacagtaagTACAAATTTCATGGCATTTACTGCCTCACTGTTGCACAAACCAATGAAATCTTGAAGCTTCAAATCAGTTCCACGTCCAAGTATTTGAAAATTGTTTTGtagaaaatatatatgtttgttctttctttctttctttctttctttctttctttctttctttctttctttctttctttctttctttctttctttctttctttctttctttctttctttctttctttctttctctcttgcccttgctccctctctcattccctcgttctctccctcattcttctgtccctttctctctccagtctTCTCAGGCCCAGTTGGAGGAGACTAAAGTCCAGAGAGAAGAGCTGAAGGCAGAAGTTCAGAGACTCAAGAAGGAGCTGGAGACCAggttatttttattgatacatttTGTTAAACTGGATAATGATGACACATTTATACCGCGGTTAGATGATGTTCTTTCAATGAAGACAAGATTGTCAGGCGTTTCAGGGATGGCATTTACTCATCTTCTTTGGGACGGACTAGTCTAAGTGTTGGATTTGTTTACGTTCAATTTGCTTCCGAAATCCATTGAAAAGCTTAATTTTAGTCATGCGTTTTGTTTATCAAGATAGATCCTGGCATGCCGCTTTAAAAGTTTTTGGAGCATGAATGCATTCAATAAATTAAAAGGCAGACGATTAACAGTACAAAAGGCTACTTATGTGATCAAAAATGATCTAAAATGAGGTCATACCTGAAAtatttttatcattattttgATTGTTAAATTGAAAAAAACTTCCTTTTCAACACTTCTAGATTTCCAACAGATGACTTCTGTAAAGAATGAAGTTTGTACGCTTGAGAAAATGCTAACATTTAGGAAGAGACCAAAATTAAACGTTAATTCTGATTTAATAGGAATTGAATCCTCAATCTTTGGTTTGTTTCAGTGTGAGGTATATTATGTAACATAACGTTGATTTGATTTCGGATAACCAATCAAACGCATTTTCGAGCATTCTTGCGTAGATGAGCAATCTCGCCTTTGGTACGTTCCAATAAAGTTTGCGTCATTTTCGGTTTGACCTTTACCTTTTACGATAATCTTCTCGTCTGATGGAAAGTGTAGTACTGCGTGTTTAGCTGTTGGTGGCAGCAAAGCATTGCATGGCGTCTTAAGCTCCTCCCCTCACAGTCCTGACCTGCTGACCTCTGCAGGCCGCCCACCAGTGGGGCTTCTACTGGAAACCCTTCCGatgcagcagcaccaccaggcCAGGTGTCCCAGGAAGGGGTTTTGTGTGGGCAGTACCAAAGGGTAAATGCGGCAACCacacccttttttccttttctttctttgtttagtTTGTATTTCACAGatgcaggggttgacactaacggttgcccgcttgcccggggcaagtaaaaaaaatgtttgggcaagttgagattttttctggttgcccgaacgggcaagtggattttgggtggatgttaatataaaagctatttattcaaatgtttttagaaacggcagaacaaccttttgttcctcaaaaccacacaaaatagaagtatttgcaattgatcagcgcgctgtcttctcttctctcggaaaagcgagttaacagacacgcatcgcttcagtgcgaatatagccccgccttctgtcactcactcgcagtgcggtctctggcagtgattcgctaaaggttagccaacacagctagcatctcaagtgcagcacctccgcgaacggtttaggtagaagttaaatggagtagtgatggaggagtgcagtttggaagtactttggattgaggcaaattatcaaggaaagtcaagaacacggttttgggtttcataactgtgcacatgcacacagcaatagcgatcttttcacgaaattggaccctcacaaactatatattaggctacatgaaagctgagcctccacttattccaacagtccaaaccatatcattctgtgactaaaactcgcaaataacaacttaagaagaaacgtccccttttcttttaacaaccaaaaatgaagtattacctttgtgatttttgtccacaaagttgattctgatctaataaaaccaccataaacagattatccagtatctgggccaaattttgcaacttaacatggtgttttcaatcaatgaataagagaaggttgttGCAAGTGTATGTGCATGGAAGAATACACAGAGTCAAGCTGAGTCTCTTAAGCATGTATTGAACGCGTTGTCACATAACAAGACTGGCACGTGTTGACTGCCCgagtccatacacacacaagcccactagGGGGAGCTGTCGGCTTGCATAACATTAGCCTACAACATCTCCCTTTCTTTAGtataacaaaatacaaaacaataacctGGATAGAATCAGTCATTAGAACATTAGTGCTCATATCCACATGTCAAAATAGTGCAATAGAAATAGTGTATAAAGACGAGACAGTAAGTCAATATGAACCAGGACCTTTGCAGAACTATAACCACAAAATAGCAGTATCAAAGCATGCACAAAACAACCGAATAAGAACATTCGAAGtaaccatctttttttttttttttttaacaattttttaacaataacaataaaccaCTGTcccgcatatgtgtgtgtgtgtcagtctcagCTCAGTGTATGACCTAAAGGTCAAGTCTGTCCGGAGGCTTAATATGCCTCCCGCTCCGGGAGCAGGCCCGGCCCTGTAACGCACGGCATGGTGTGGACACAGCCCGTGAGGGAGATGGCGGTGACCTCAGGGCTGATAACCTTGGAGACGTCGCAGGGCTGCTGACGACTTCCTCTGCATTGGCCCCGCCTGCATGGCCCCCGTCAGCTGCACCCGCGTCCACAGGCTGCTCAGGTGGCCGTCCTTCGTGAGCTGCTGGCTGTGGGGGGTCAACCTCTGCTGGTCGGAGATCGATCCTGTTGCGACGATACGCGGTTCCCTCTACGTTGACGAGATAGGACCGCGGTCCCACCTGCTGTAAGCATACACCTCTCCTCCATCGGCCCGTCCTGTCACCCGGGAGTGGTTTCATCCTGATGGGCTGGCCGACGTTCAACTCCGGCAGATCCCTCGCAGATCTGTCGTAAGTCAGCTTCGTTGCTTGACGCTTCACTCTCAGCCTGTCTGTGACCCCAGTGGTGACCTGAGGCTCTAGCAGCTGGTCGGCCACAGGGAGAAGAGTTCTCAGCCTCCGTGACATCAGTCGCTGTGCTGGGCTGCTGTGCATGCCCTCAGTGGGCGTGTTCCTCCAGTGCAGAAAGGCCTTCCAGGGGTCCTCGTCGGCACGGTCTGCTTTTCTGCATAGGCTCTTCGCAATCTTCACTGCAGACTCTGCCTTGCCATTAGCCTTTGGGTGTCTCGGGGAGGACATGACATGTTCGAAGCTCCACTCCCTCGCAAACACCCGAAACTCTCCACAGTCAAATTGACCTCCACAGTCTGAAATGACCCGGTCAGGGATGCCGTACCTTGCAAACTGCGCTTTGCACCTTCTGATGGCCGTACCAGCAGACAGGTCTGGAAGTAGATCGATCTCCCAGAAGTCAGAATAGTGATCGACCATGAGCAGGAAATCCTGCCTTGCGTAGCTGAAAAGGTCCATGCTCACCAGCTGCCAGGGACGTGTGGGGAGCGGGTGTGACATCATAGTCTCCTTCTGTTGCTCGTGTGCATACTCGTTACACACAGAACACTGTTGTACATAGTCTTTGATTTCTCCCTGCATGTTTGGCCAGTAGAGAGTATCGCGGGCCTGTCTGAAACAAGCCTCACCCCCCACGTGGTTGTAGTGGATCCGTCTCAGCATCTCTGGGCGCATAGATTTCGGAATGATGACTCGCTGGCTCCTAAAAAGCACACCGTCCTGTGCGCTTATCTCATCTCTGATGGCCCAGTAATCTCTGATGGCCATGGGGCTCTCCTCTTTGTGTTCTGGCCATCCGCCCAGCACGACTGACTTCAGTGTTTGAAGGCACACAtcctcctctgtgtgtttccGTATCTGTGCAAGGCGTTGGCAAGTGACGTTGAGGTAGTCTGCTTGCTGAATGGCTGCTGTGTCACACTGCTCCTGCTGCATACTGCAGACCATTTCACGTCTGTACTGAATGTCCATTCTCTGTGGTGGGGTGGGAGCCCTGCTGAGCGTGTCACTTATGTACATTTCAGGGCCTGGCTTGTACACCACTGTGAGGCAGTAGTTCTGAAGTGTAAGGAGCATGCTCTGCAGGCGCTTTGGTGCACTGAGAAGGGGCTTAGAGAAGATTGACACTAGCGGGCGGTGGTCGGTCTCTGCAGTCACATCACCCCTCCCATATAGGTAGTAGTGGAAGCGTTGACAAGCGAATACGATGCTCAAGCACTCCTTCTCAATCTGTGCATAGTTTTGCTCCGTCTGGTTTAGCGCTCGGGAGGCGAACGCGACCGGCTGCCCCCCTTGAAGCAGGCAGCAGCCCAACCCGGTCTGACTGGAGTCACTCTGTATGGTGACTGGCTTGCTGACATCGTAATAACGTAGTACTGGCACCGCCGTGACCAGCGTCTTGATCTCCGTCATAGCAGCATCATGTTTGGGCAACCAGTGCCACGGCACCTCTTTGTCCAGCAACCTTCTCAGCGGTTCACACACCTCTGATAAGCGGGGCATGAACCTCGATAAGTAGTTGACGAAGCCGACACACCGCTGAACGCCCTTTGCATCCGTGGGGTTTGGCATGTCGAGGACCGCCCTGACCTTCTCGGGGTCAGCTTTGAGGCCCTCCGCCGACAGTACGTGGCCGTGGAAGCGGACCTCCCTCACACGAAACTGCAGCTTTTTGATGCTCAGCCTCAGCTTCACTTCCCTGCATCTTTCCATGAGAGCAATGAGGTTTGCGTCGTGGTCTTgtacagcctcctcctctgtgtccccACAGCCGACCACAAGGATGTCATCCGCTATAGGCTCAATCCCTTTCAAACCGGCCAGCAGCTCATGTTGTTTCCTCTGATATAGCTCCGGTGCGACTGACACACCGAAAGGGAGCTTCAGCCAACGCTTTCTACCCCACGGCGTCCAGAACGTTGTCATCAGGCTGCTCTCCTCATCCAAGCGACACTGCAGGAATGCGTCGCGCGCATCCACCAGGGTGAAGACGCGCGCCTTTGGCAGCTTGTACAGCACGTCATCTAAAGTGGGCATGAGGTAATGGGACCTCTTCAGGGCTCGGTTAAGGGGCTTAGGGTCGATGCAAAGCCTCAATTTGTCTGGCTTCTTCACTATGACTAGATTGCTTATCCAGTCTGTGGGCTCAGTGACTGTGGTTAAGTGTCCATCCTTTTCGTACTGGTCCAGCTGCGCCTTAACAGCCGCCTTGAGGGCCACCGGGACATTCCTTGGTGCGCACTGTACGGGCACAACAGTGCTGTCCAACACGAAGTGAATATCACCCGGCAGTGACTCGACTGGGCTGGTGAACACGTCATTGTAAGTGTTGATAAGACAGTCTCTAGTCAGCTCACCTGCCTTGCAGTGCTCCACTTTGTTCAGCTCTTCGGGAATGGTGAAACGCATCAGGCCCAGTCTTTCACACGTCTCCCCTGAAAGCAAAGGCTTCTGGCTGGTACACACAACCTCAAAATCCAGTCTGTGTGTCTTGCCCCTGATGACACACTGTGTGCTGTACACGCCAATTGAGCTCATCCACTCACTGTTGTAAAGCCTCAGTCTGGCAAGACTTTTCTGAAGAGGAGCTTTAGGTGCCAGTCTCATCTTGTCTTCCATGCTCATCACGTTGCAGGTGGCTCCAGAGTCAAGCTGGCACCTCTGGACCCCTCTGTGGAGTGGCAGGTTTACAGTGTTCACAGCCCCCAAGCTCTCCGCCGTGTACACATCTCTCTCATCGCGGCCGTAGTCCTCCGGGTCCCCCAGCGACGGGTCATCCACAGCGTTCAACTGACGTGCTTGCTGGCCTCCTTTCATGCAAACTTTGGCAAAGTGATTAGCAGTGCCGCACAAGCGACATGTCTTTCCAAATGCGGGGCACAGGTCTCGCCCccgtctgtgtgggtgtgccaCAGTACTTGCATCCACCTGTGCCTCTCTGTGGCTGTGCTGATGTGCTGGCGGACTCGGATGGCCTGCCGGTAGGTCTCCGTCCTGGTCGCTGTCCATATGCTACATTGATGCTCTCCCCAGGCACAGAGCTGCTAAGTGACATGGATTTTAACTTATTGTCCAACACCTCCACTGCACGGACAATGTCAATAGCCCCCTCCAACTTAAGGTCCTTTTCTCTTAGCATGCGTCGTCTGGCGCCCTCATCAGTTATTCCCAGAACAAGCCTGTCCCTTATGAGCTCATCTCTTAAAGCTCCATATTCACATGTGGCAGCTTTCTCTCTCAGTCTTGTGACAAAAGCATCCACTGACTCCCCATCCTCTTGTTTAAGGTTTCCAAAAACATACCTCTCAAAGATCACATTTTTGCTGGGTGTGAAGTATTGCCCCAGTTTGTCGAGTATCGCACCTGCGTCTTTCTGCTCTTCCTCCGTGAGTCCCAGATTGTGCTTGTAAACATGGTGGCAATCCTTCCCCATCAGCCTCCTGAGCGTTGCTGCCTGCACCGGCTTCTCTGCCTTGTCGATCCCGGTTGCAAGCAGATAATCCTCAAACTCTGAACGAAAGCTAGCCCAGTGGCAGTGAAGATCCCCAGTCATCTTCATGGGCTCCGGTGGCGGAATGTTTGAAGCCATCTTCCCCACGCGGGCGCTAACGCTAACAGGCTAACTGAAACTTCTAACTACGTCTAGCAAACCCAATAAACGCACTCTGTAACATTTACAGGCAACTTAGGATGTTCTCTGGGTTCCAAaaccacttctgacaccatgttgcAAGTGTATGTGCATGGAAGAATACACAGAGTCAAGCTGAGTCTCTTAAGCATGTATTGAACGCGTTGTCACATAACAAGACTGGCACGTGTTGACTGCCCgagtccatacacacacaagcccactagGGGGAGCTGTCGGCTTGCATAACATTAGCCTACAAcaaaggtttcttaggaaataggtaaattgccttcaatcagaaaacatattcttcagcgcaatctagtggccatatatttatttgcgagcgtttggcttggtgcattcaattgccctgaactttaaatagaggtgtcaagtgtcaaaattgtaagatatctacctttatttgtgcctcatagtaagacagcgctcccaactgataacgaccaactgatactgataattatttcaggtggaaatgttatcttccacttatgctgtgttccatggctttattcactttaaccaagtattatccccattgatatttcacttgcacaacaatctttcttttggcccaaagatgatattatcgcccttgcagttgtggagatataatctatttacttttgttatgttctttcctgaacaaaacttttcccctgatatcaaaaatggtatagaatatcgatctttttccaggaatagtattgaagttagaaaatccagtaccgtgactgacaaccctactagaaacgcaattgtgattattcagttagagctacaagaaacttaaaagttaaaaagacatatctttgctactacctctgacatttagtcatgtacatttgcataaaatcatgcaagtctacatataacttggcgatagctttaataggttggaacggtggactgaaatcacttcatggcacgatgtgagcgctcgataaataagtaaacaaagagaagtttgttattttttatgtgctgaagctaacattcagcttcagtctgagctaggagaatttttctgagcccccccaaaaccaggccgggtgcctggcaaaaagaggcccgttcacgattctgattataatttgggcaagtgaacattacattcgggcaagttgaacctgacctgtacttgcccgatgggcaagtgcttttgaaaccttagtgtcaacccctgagATGGGAATGACGTTGTTATTTTACTGGTTTTACTGGAATGCTCTTTGACGGTCATTTTGACTTCGGAGCCGTGACCTTTATTCCGAGGAAATTAAAGCAATTGAACGAAgaaattctacacacacacacacacacacacacacacacacacacacagtgcctgaTGTAGATATTTTGAATTGCAGTTGCTGATCGAGCTCGAGGCCATTCTGACGGGGGCCCGGGCCCCAGTGGCGCTCCTGAGGCAAAGAGCGGGCCTCGGCCAATTGGAGCCCCAAGAGTTTGGCTGGCTACGCCCCACCCTGGAGGCCTGGGCCAATCAGCTGGCCATGCTGAAGGTAAGGCGGGGTGTTGAACAGAGTAGGCCTATTGGAGCGTTTCCCCTTTATTTGGAGTTTGAtcatgtgtgtttatctgtttgtgtttgcgtctgtctatctgtctgcctttgtttgtctgtctgcctgcctttgcgtgtgtgtccgtctgcctatctgtctgcccatgtgtctgtgtgtgtctgtctgcctgcgtttgtatctgtctgcctttgtgtatgtgtgtgtgcgcccttgtgtttgtgtctgtctgcctttgtgtgtcggtctgtttgcctttgtctgtgtgtttgtgtgtctgtgtgtgcctgcctgcctgtgtgtgtgtgcgtgcatgtgtctgcctgcgtgtgcatctgtatgtgtgtacgtgtgtgtgtgtaggagctgCACGTCGGCCTGATGAGGCTCTCCCAGCGCTTGATGCCCTGGCTGCCAGCGGGTGACCATGACGACAGGCGGGGCggtgttgccatggagacggtGTGGGTGGAGGATCTGATGCTGCTTGTGGACACGCTGCTGGTCGACAAGGCGACAGAGGATGAAAACGtaacagacgcacacgcacacacaccttacaccacgcacacacaccttccttcGACCCTATGAAACAGCTTCTCGCTAGCTACAGCAAGTATTAGCCGTTTTCACATGTCCTCCGTCTTTTCTCCGCATTTGTTTAACAGGAGGTTAGACGGTGAGGGTCATTCACACTTATTCACACTTGATGCCCGATATGCGGACATCGGTGTTGctcagacatcagtagaatcaatgGGGGTTTAGGGGGCgggcttgcaaggggcgggcatggcagtgtgtgtgtgagcaacgtcagcgagtgagtggacaaGTGTGGAGAGCTAGcggtagtgtgtctgtgtcagtttAGTTAagtaatgaacgagtccggttgtgtctgTGCAAACATGTAGAGTAGGGTGGAGCttaaactataaaaaaaaatattttcttcttttttaagTCTTACCCCCCTAATCTGTGCGGCATAATAATAAAACACTCTATGAAAAGTTTGAACAGTAAATTCTTATGTTTAGGGGTAGCTCAAGTGCCTCAAAGATTACGAAATTTATAAAAATGCAACGAATCACACAACTTTTAGGAGTGTCTCTAccaatttattttaaacaacacTATTTATTTTGAACACAGCAATAGTGAATTCTTGTTCAGTTTCTGACAACTAATATCAGTCTAACAATGTCCAGCAAACTCTAGATTTATTGTTTTCATGGCAGCCCGGACAGAGTCTGTTTCCTGCTATCAGGATACAATCTGCAATGGTCCTCAACAACTTGCAGCAGGAATTGCAGCTGCGTTTCATCACAGGTTAGTAATCCACTGTACTCCTGAATGAGTGCCACTCCACGTTCAGCTTGGTCATTGACAACATTAAGAGACTTGACTGCTTCTGTAGCCTGCTTGTAATCATCTCTGTCCTGCCACAAGTCTGGATCAACCGCGAGAAATCCATCTGGAAGTTTCATGATTCGGATCAGTTTCATTGACTTTGCTGTGACAAAGTCTTCTAAGTTCTTGTCATTGAATGAATCCAGATCAACAGTGATTGGCTTGGAATGATCGTGCTCTTGGTTTTCTTCATTCTGCATGGCACTAACCATCCGTCTCTTGGTTGACGAACTGACCCGACTGTCGAAGAAAGCCAAGCCAACAAGTTCCTGTGACAAGTACCATAAGTGTTTGGAAAACTTGCGTGATGTTGACTTTGAAATGGCTGaatagattgattgattgagtaTTCAAGCAGTGACTTAAGTAGCAGCAGGTCACTGGAAGGAGCACCTGATGCCTGAGGAGCAGAGATCCAGGCATTCAGGTAAACACGTactgcgaacacacacacatcacagaacCCTCTCTCTTTTGCGGGAGTCAGTTTGAACTGAGCCTTGAACATCCAGATCTTGAGACTGTATAGAACTTTGGACATCCAACGGGCGTGGTGCATTGCACCAGGTGACATGAATCGCACTCCTCGTGCAGGAGCAGCACCGAGAAACACAATCACGAGTTCCAAGAATTCTTTATAGTCATCTCTTGGTAGACTCTGTTCAATATGCTTGTTGGCGTAATCAATGGTGCTTTGCTTAATGTCTTCCACAAGACCTGCCACATCTTCAGCTGCAATTCCCGGTTCATACTTTGCTGTGTCAATAAATCCCCAGTATTCCTGGAACCGTTTGAAGAGTGGAACCCCGGGAGAAGATGTGGCTCCCATACATACTTGGAACACTGCACCAATTATCAGTTCCATAATGTGGTGCCTACAAGACAGTGACAAGAGCTATTTCTTAAGCTGCTGCTCTAGAAGGACACAGGCACCAGCAATCCGACCAGTGTTTGAGCTGGTGGTGTCAAAGCACATAGCTCGGATGCCGTCTGCTAAGCCCCAGTCTTGAATGGCTCCGAAGACAGCAGCAGCCTGAGCCTCGCCTGTTCCGGATGGAAGCTTGGCAACTGTAAGTAGCTGAGAAATTCCTTTACCTGAAACCAATACTGGCAGACGATCAACCTTCTTTTTTCCAATTAGATCTGGAATTAGTTTGCCATCCCAATGAACAACAAGGGGAAAGTTACCCTGAATCTTGGCCTTTATGTTTGAAGCCCTCTGGCCTCTGTGTTGTACTCTGTTTCGGCAAATTGAGTCTCTGTTTAGAGCAAGTTCATCAATGTTCTGCCCCAAGCTTTTGGCAGATTGTGCTATGATAAAAGCAGCCTTGCGGCCTGACACTTTTGTGCGATCTAGAGCAGCTGCGAGTTCTGGAGTAATGACAGTTTTTCGCCCCCTCTTTCTTTTTGGTGTATGCATGGTGATGTCCATCTCTTCCCCATATTCTGCTAAGCAGGTTTCAGAATCAGATGAATACAGCTCAGCGTTAGATGCTGTTGACTGTTTTATTTGTTCCATTTGATGACGCCTGGCAAG encodes the following:
- the cep70 gene encoding centrosomal protein of 70 kDa isoform X2 — protein: MEKQEQAEWDCVNKRLQNHGFKPVFFADPVENKNISDLVLLDKRTAAEVRVMMKTMLGDSDRRQALIQELVQSNNQLKDEAQQLMGQAGLHSRCTTEMEGLLEGVRGQVQDLEDRCLAQAVQQRDHAYRLQQDKLMAQRLAVALQLQLTNESTALGELQRKLCFAVREEERRVARQTDAFQRIHASALAQQDTPADQRVLDVIDFYETQIAKVQDDMSSRDLLGIGFRTLNGGPEGSQGSNWSAGVDVTSSFKAELKSSQAQLEETKVQREELKAEVQRLKKELETRPPTSGASTGNPSDAAAPPGQVSQEGVLCGQYQRLLIELEAILTGARAPVALLRQRAGLGQLEPQEFGWLRPTLEAWANQLAMLKELHVGLMRLSQRLMPWLPAGDHDDRRGGVAMETVWVEDLMLLVDTLLVDKATEDENDLSSPTRHSLQCMVGHFQKLFDVGSLRGVYPRMNDLYRRLAETANAMTHIRDLLGLDNKAPPSEVVNQVATISSSPMVQFHHLLAEGDLTSIIVKVKEHEEFFPAFRSLATQLMLTLDVDCLDGILPALTSLKLKSQ